Proteins from one Candidatus Nezhaarchaeota archaeon genomic window:
- a CDS encoding F420-dependent methylenetetrahydromethanopterin dehydrogenase encodes MSAKPVVKVGVVKLGCVGTAPMLEFLLDERADRNDIDVRVVSSGSKMDPEMAEEVAKKLLDFKPDLAIVVSPNAALPGPVKAREVLKGAGLPVIVVSDAPAKKALGDLEAKGFGAIIVEADAMLGARREFLDPVEMAYFNADIIKVLATTGVYNILVEYLDGVIDSIKQGKKPELRRVVVDKETAVAATGYSNPYARAKAMAAFETARRVADLTTEACFKIQEWERYTLIAAAAHEMLRNAARLADEAREIEKQGDTLERRPHARDGTIMKKVKLIEKPAKVK; translated from the coding sequence ATGTCTGCGAAGCCAGTCGTGAAGGTAGGGGTGGTTAAGCTAGGCTGCGTGGGGACGGCCCCTATGCTAGAGTTCCTTCTCGATGAGAGGGCGGACCGGAACGATATAGACGTCCGAGTTGTTAGCTCCGGGTCTAAGATGGACCCGGAGATGGCGGAGGAGGTGGCTAAGAAGCTCCTCGACTTTAAGCCAGACCTAGCTATAGTGGTGAGCCCTAACGCAGCTCTACCGGGGCCAGTGAAGGCTAGGGAGGTATTGAAGGGGGCAGGCCTCCCAGTCATCGTGGTCTCAGACGCTCCAGCTAAGAAGGCGCTAGGCGACTTAGAGGCTAAGGGCTTCGGCGCAATTATAGTTGAGGCTGACGCTATGCTTGGAGCTAGGCGCGAGTTCCTAGACCCGGTCGAGATGGCCTACTTCAACGCCGACATTATAAAGGTCCTGGCCACTACTGGCGTCTACAACATCCTCGTGGAGTACCTGGACGGCGTCATAGACTCCATCAAGCAGGGCAAGAAGCCTGAGCTACGTAGAGTCGTAGTCGATAAGGAGACAGCCGTAGCTGCTACTGGCTACAGTAATCCCTACGCTAGGGCGAAGGCCATGGCTGCCTTCGAGACGGCCCGCCGAGTCGCAGACCTAACCACTGAGGCCTGCTTTAAAATACAGGAGTGGGAGCGCTACACGCTCATAGCTGCCGCTGCCCACGAGATGCTTCGTAACGCCGCTCGCTTAGCTGACGAGGCTAGGGAGATCGAGAAGCAGGGCGATACTCTAGAGCGTAGGCCCCACGCCCGCGACGGGACCATAATGAAGAAGGTCAAGCTGATCGAGAAGCCGGCTAAGGTGAAGTAG